CTGGACTGAAGATATTTTTGAAATACTTCAGAATAAAATGCTTTTTTAGCAGCAAATTTTGATTCGAATTCTATTACTAACCCAAGCTGTCCTCCATCCCATTCATTTGAGGTTGATTCTTGTATTAAATCTCTTTTTACTATTACACCTCCCACAGATTTAATCCAAGGTAATACTGTCCTTATATATTCCAGGAATAAATCAGCATTTGGAATTGAAATTTTCTTTAGCCAATAGCTTTTTGTCATCAAATCAACATATTCTGGGTAGAATATAGCATACGGAGGTAAGTATTTATCCTTAGATATATACTCAGCGATTATTAAATGGAATCCGAAGATGATTTATTAAATTTACTTCTTAAATCACCCAATTCAGATAAGATTCAATCTATTGCCGAACAACTTGAATTTGATCATAATTTTTCCTTTAGCAAAGATAGAAATGCTTTAGAGGGTGTTTGGGAGCTTAGGTGGAGTAGTTCTAATAGTCCTTTTTTAAAATATTCTCCTTTTATTGATAACCTTCAAATTCTTGATCCCATAAATTTAAATGGTCTTAATTTACTTAAACCTAGAGGAATAAAATCAATTATTGGTACTGGTATTTTAATAAGACTCAATTACATCAATGAAAAAAAAATTGGGGTCAAATTTACACATGCTGGTGTTATAGGTCCTAAATTTGGAAGAAAAAATATAAAGGCTATGAAAGAAATAAATAATGAACAATTAGGGTGGTTAGAGATAACTTATTTAAGTAATAAACTTAGAATCTGTAGAGGTGATAAAGGAACTTTATTTGTTCTAAGAAAAAAAAATTCACCGATTTTATTCAAGAATTTCAAGGAATTTATTAAAATCTATTAAAAATATAAATTAATTCTTTATCCAAATAGACTTTAATACGAAATAAATCGGAAAATATTTAAATGATTCTTTAGGTATTTCATAACTTAAGAATTTTAGTGCTTCTTCTAACCAGTAACCAATATCAAATCCTAAAAGAATTTTTTCTACAACAAACCAAAATTCTTTATCAAATATAATTCTGAAGTTTAAGTAAATATATTCCCAATGAAAGGTATTCCAATATTGGGTTAAAAATGAGGATAAAATAAGCCAAAGAGATATAAATAGAAAACTTTTAAGAAATTTATAAAATTTTTTCATATACCAGCAACTGTCTTATTTAATTTCAAATATCCCTTATTATTATTTCGATCAAATTTTATTTCCATGAAATATATTCAAAAAAATATAAAGATATTGAGAAAATAGTAAATTTTCGTGGAATTAATAATCTATTCCTCTTTTTTTAGCTTCTGTGCCTCTAGATTTTTATTTTTGAGAAAAAATCCTAAAAACAGAAAAGCAAAATATATTAGTAAACTTATGCCAAAAATTAAAACTATTTTTGAAATATCCATAAATGTTTTTTTATAAATTACAGCATTTTTTGCAAAGTTTTATCTATAGTAATGATTTTTCATTTATCACGATAACGAGCTTCAATTATTAAGCTAATAATATTATTTAAATCATATGCAAGTAGTTTTTGCCTGGAGCCTTTGTCTCTCAGTAGGTGTTGTTTTAATATCAATTATTCCATTAACTATTGGGAGGATTAAAGCAGGTTATTCTGTTGAAAATATGTCTGCTCCAAGGGCTTTATTCGATGAATTACCTTCATTTGGGAAAAGAGCAGTTTGGTGTCATCAGAATTGTTGGGAAAGTATTTCCCTACATGCACCAGCATGTCTTCTTTGTTTGATTACTTTAACTGACTCAAATATTTCAATAATTGCAGCATTGATTCATCCTATTTTTCGTGTTTTATATATTGGTGCTTATGTATTTAATATCCCAACAGCTAGAGGTTTAATGTGGGCCTCAGGAATTCTTACAACACTTTTACTTTACAAAGAGGGCTTAACACAATTGATATAAACTATTTAAACAATAAGTTTTTTAAGTCTTTTAACTGATATTCATTAATTAATCTAACTTTGTTTGATTTTGCTAGTTGTTGCGCTGACTTTGTAAACCCAGATTTTGAAACTAATATTGCATGAGTACCTTTCCAAAATAATTTACCAGCTGAAATTTCCTGCACTGCTTTATTTCCAATAGCTTTTTCATGATTTTTGCATTGTATACATATTCTCAAATCATTTATTGATGCAATTAAGTCAACCCCTTGATCTCCAGTATTAGGGGTTTCTTTAACTTCCCAGCCATTCTGTTTGAGAATTTGCATACAATAATTTTCAAATCTAATACCTTTTTTATAGCTTTCGTTAATTGTTTTTGAGTAATCATTTTCTATTAGGTTTAGGCATGATTTCTCTATTTGACTTGCTATGAATACAAACCAATCTTCAGTCTCGAGCTTCCTAGTAGATCCAACTATCTCATCATCAATAGTAGGATTTTCATTACAATAAGATCGCCACTTTTCGAAAAATAATTCTATACTTCCAAATTTTTTTAAAATTACTTTTTCCCAGAAGTATGGTATCCCCTCTTTAAATCGCTTAGATCCATTAAATATATTTTTCACAATGGCTTTTTCATCAAGAGGTGGATTGCCAATCCATTTTTTATAATCCTCGTTACCGTAAGCATCTATTTCCCTTAATCTAATCCTTTCCTCTAACAAATTGTATTTGTTTTCTTCTATTAAATTATTAATTGTTTGAATAAAGAAATTGGAATTTAAGGCATTATTTAATTTAAACTTTTTCTTCTTAATTTGATAATCCCTTAAAATTATAAAAATTAAAAAAATGATAAAAATAATTAAAATAAAAAAAAATTTCATTAAAGATTTTTATTTCCGTTCTAAAAAGTTTTTGTTTTTCTAATAACAAAATTATTTTTTGTTATTACTGAAGATTCATTTACTTCAAATCCATTAATTGCTGAAATTTCTCCTTTTATACCTTCTAATGTTAATTGCTCGATAATACCTTTTATTACTTCATCCTCGACTAATTTCCTATCAATTCTTTCAGGTGTAATATCTGTAAGCCATTTTGAGGTCTTTTTTTTTACAACCTCTGTAGGGTTAGTTATTTTTAAGTAGATAGCCATTTTTTAAGTCATTCAGTTGAATTATAAGCATTAAATCTTCTTAATTTTTCTTATTGTCATTACTTTCCCACTCAAGATATTGAAA
The Prochlorococcus marinus str. GP2 genome window above contains:
- a CDS encoding restriction endonuclease gives rise to the protein MLEERIRLREIDAYGNEDYKKWIGNPPLDEKAIVKNIFNGSKRFKEGIPYFWEKVILKKFGSIELFFEKWRSYCNENPTIDDEIVGSTRKLETEDWFVFIASQIEKSCLNLIENDYSKTINESYKKGIRFENYCMQILKQNGWEVKETPNTGDQGVDLIASINDLRICIQCKNHEKAIGNKAVQEISAGKLFWKGTHAILVSKSGFTKSAQQLAKSNKVRLINEYQLKDLKNLLFK
- a CDS encoding PAP/fibrillin family protein, producing the protein MESEDDLLNLLLKSPNSDKIQSIAEQLEFDHNFSFSKDRNALEGVWELRWSSSNSPFLKYSPFIDNLQILDPINLNGLNLLKPRGIKSIIGTGILIRLNYINEKKIGVKFTHAGVIGPKFGRKNIKAMKEINNEQLGWLEITYLSNKLRICRGDKGTLFVLRKKNSPILFKNFKEFIKIY
- a CDS encoding MAPEG family protein; the encoded protein is MQVVFAWSLCLSVGVVLISIIPLTIGRIKAGYSVENMSAPRALFDELPSFGKRAVWCHQNCWESISLHAPACLLCLITLTDSNISIIAALIHPIFRVLYIGAYVFNIPTARGLMWASGILTTLLLYKEGLTQLI
- a CDS encoding DUF1330 domain-containing protein codes for the protein MTKSYWLKKISIPNADLFLEYIRTVLPWIKSVGGVIVKRDLIQESTSNEWDGGQLGLVIEFESKFAAKKAFYSEVFQKYLQSRDLMELVTISTL